tgttttgaaaaaatGTAGACGTGTTTTAGTAGTTTGcaaactcaaaaaacaaaactctaaaGCTCTGAGAGGAATTATATTGATTGTTTTGTACGGATTGTGAGTCTAAAAGGACAAAAAGTGTATCCTGCCTGTCCACAAAAGCCCTACACTTACCAAAGTAATTGTGGGGGGAGGACTGCACACAAACGAAAAGAACAAAGTAGCAGTTAAGAGTTGTAAATTGAGGTAAAAACAGCCCCAAGAGTCACAATCAGATACAGATGTATATAATGTCTGATGTTTGCTTTGTGAGGGTTTCCAAGGTGGCATCTTTCTTAGATCTCTCTTTGGTGGGAGTCTGCTGCAAACTTGTGACAAAGGTGTTGTCAGATTATGTGTCTGATTAACAGTTAGCAATCTCTTTAGTTCCTGTATGCATACACAGGAAAGTAATTGTGCATGGCAGTGGGCTACAGGTTAGTTATGCAGAGaatggacagaaagacagtaaCACAATGCAGTAACCCTACAATACATAGAGACTCGATTCGCTCCTCTTTGGACCTGATTTTAGCTGATCCTATTATTGCTGATATAGTTGACACATACTGCTGATTAATATTCATTCAACTTAATATGACTCACTTGTACAGCTGCCCCAGTTGCTTCCTGATTTGCCATGGCATCAGTCATAAACACTGCAGAATGACATACCATGGTGACTCACTCCGGGATCGGGATGAAGTAAACACggacaaacactgactgaaagacaCTTGACGACATATTACGTAATCCAACACAGTCAAAGGCCTCATGAAGAGGAATTTCAGtgtgtaagtctgtgtgtgCCACACGATGGCAGTGTTCAGTCACGTCCAAGGACTCCAGTCATCTACAGGAGGATGCACACATGCGTTCATACAACATACTCTAGACATGGTATTTACAACACAGACGGATCAGTGTGTAAATAATTAGTGCGTAAGTGCAGATTTCATCAGGGTAATATATGTCAGTCACCTTGGACCACAACTGAAACGCAAAGCCTGAAAGTCTTTTTGTTGACAGACCTCTGAGGCGTCCAGAGGAGCCAAGAGGAGTCTGGCGGCTCATACTCCTGATGATGAATCACTTTCTCTGTAAATGTCTTGAGGAATGCTGTGGCTTCACCATCAGAAGCTGCCTTTATGAATCAGCACTTTGTAGAGCGGACTGTGCCGTGCTGTCACACTTGTGTACACAAAcctaaaacaaacactaaaggCACCATCATCTTCTTAACACGTCTCTTGAACAATAGTATAGTTGCGCATTCATGACAGAAAGGGGAGTTTTTTCTTGGCCCTTTACATGTGGAAGCATTTCTCCTTGTGCTCACAGGAATGTAAAACTAAATAAGAGAAGTAGCCCCCGTGATGTCCAATTCATTGGTAGGACACAGGCTCCAGTTGTGTGACCGTGGAAAGGGTTAATCTTTTAACATGATAAAGTCCTAAATCAGAGGGGCCTGGCCTTGGGCAGATCAGACAGACCTGCTGCTCTTACTTCtctgcaacaaaacacaatatccCCATccaggtccatttagtagctgttctggaacTTCCGGTCATgccacatgatcttcatcagcaggtggagctTGCCCAGTTGAATTGCAGATATATATTTTCTGAGCACTTTTGAGGACAACCTGACCTCTTGTTGGACATCTtgttcccaaggtcaagaatgaatttCGAAGCTCAACATTTATGCCAACATCATAAACTCATTAGGGTAATAAATGAGGTAATACATCAACTGAGAAGTAAGGTCACTTCTTTTTGCcgccagtggagtcgccccctgctggctattggaaagaatgcaggtttaaggactCCGCACTGGCTTCACTCTTCAGAGGGCTGGTTCTTGTAGAGACACAGTCCCTGCAGCAGTCAGCTGCCACTTTCTCAGCCTGTAGTAGTAGTTTAATAGCGTCGGTTAACAGCCATGCCGAAGCCCCGGGAGCAGCCCCCACTCCTGGTTCTGGAGAACTACATCGGAGGGAAGTTCGTCCCTTGTGGGAGTCACATCGACTCCTACGACCCGTCCACCGGAGAGGTGTACTGCAAAGTGCCCGACAGCGgcgaggaggaggtgggggatcTTCAGACTCAGGAGAGGGGTCAtccattatttctttttatacatttctttactCTACTGCACTatgcttttctctgcagaggcCTCATTTGTATTGAGAGCGAATGCAAGTGCACAGAATTTAAAAGCCAGGTTGCTTTCCTTCACTGCAATAATTCATTTGTAAAGCTTTGTTGAGATTTGGTTGAGGTTTTCACACACAGTGTAGCTCTGTGGTAATTTCTTAATTGCCACGAAAGTTAAGTATTTGTCGGGTTTGATGAGGTTCCTCTTTGGCTTGTTTGGCATGTGTTGCAATTCCTGAGGCCTTGCCCTGTCCTTGTATGATTCATCTGTGTTGCTGTCTTTGCATCtgtgtcatgtttctgtttactTTCCCACTTTACTAAATAACAATTTTAATCTCATAAGCTTTACAAATGTAGTCTTTTTTGCAGGGATATTGTTCTGGGTTGCCTTTATTATCAGTGCCGTTACTGTGTTTAAACcagattttattttgcatgAAGTACTTGCAGGTGGCTGCAGCAAATGAACAGGAAAGTGCAGGAAAGTTTTTATGTGTCATGTGCCCTTGTTGAATAGGGATTAAGGTTAGTTGCTGCATGTGAAACAGTTTCAGTTTATAGTCGGAGGGAAGCACCTTTGCTCTTTACAGAGTCAACAGTCAAGTAATCATTAAACACTTAAATCACATGTCAATGAACCTTATTGTAATGTGCTTAAAAGTGGAACGATAACAGCGTGTTGTCATGTACATCTAATCATTCTCTGTGCTCTTTTGTGAAATCAAAGTTTTCAGCCATTATCAAACACCCCCCCATATATATGTAATGTACTTCTACACATCTCTGCACAGGTTGTGGCCTCAAAGTGGACATGAGTTGTGAGTTCGAgcaaaaagtgttttatttgaaggatttttagaggCTGTAGAGGTAAAGAGAGAACGAGAAAACGTTTACAAGTTCTccctttaatcatcttgtgacctctcagatttatcttgggacCACTTGGCGGGTCCTGACCcccatgttgggaaccactgatgtaGTGTAAGCGTCACCTGAAAGCCATCGCTCAGTGCTTTACTGCCTGCAGGTGGAGGCAgcggtggcagcagcagcagaggccttCCCCGGCTGGTCTGCCCGCAGCCCGGAGCAGCGAGCGCAGGTCCTCAACAAGCTGGCCAACCTGATGGAAGCTCACCTGGAGGAGTTTGCCCAAGCCGAGTCCAGAGACCAAGGTGTCTGATACAGTTTACTGTCACAACACATGTTGTATCAACCCAAAACTGGCCTGTTTTCAACACTACTGCACCTTGAATTTAATATCATTTTGAACCAAAATTTTAAAAGCCTTACATGCAGTTTCTGTTCAAGTGCAGTAGTGACTGATGGCTGATAACGTGTTTAGGgcaattattgtcattattgattcatctgccagtcattttctccattaattgattaattatttggtctacaaaacatcagaaaatggtgaaaaatgtgcaTCAACCTTTCCTAGAGCCCTGGTTGATGTCATCAAATGTCATGCTTAGTCCAAGATATCTAGTTTACTGTAATGTAAGATAACAAAAATCTGTGTGTGGCATGTTTTGGCATCTTGAAAATTAACTTAATTAACTCTAATTAGTTAATCTagtatcaaaatagttgcacattttctgtttatctACTAATTATTGCAGCTCCAAACATATTATTACAATTATATGATCAGTATTATTATACGTGATTCACTAAACTGTGATGTGCTGTACAGATTTGCTTCTGAATAACCCTTTGCGATTCCTAGTTTATGTTAATGACATgccataaaacaacaaaacaagtgcTGGACAGTTATTTTTTAGCTTGTACCAGTCGTGGGAATAAAAACGGTGCAAGAGGAAATACGGTCATGACATTTGGTCATGACATTtggtcattaaaatcaaaagagCATGAAAGTATTTAACACATGTTATGGTAATCTGTGTGTCAGATTATGGGATATATTGTGCACTGAACTGAAATTTGCCTGcgggtggcactagaggaacgTGGTCCAAAATAAGAAGGGATCATGTCCTGGGAAGCATGAATGCTCAgtcaatttcatggcaattttCATTCTTTCTATAAATGGACATTTCTGCCTTTTGGTGGCACAAGATGAAAGGTCAAGAGGTCATCAAAaacattatgattattatttatatttttgggACACATCTATGTTTACTGAAATCCTGCCATTGGATTTTTGGGGTATTTAGTCATGGACGCAAAGTGCGGGTGCGAGGGACATTTTGATAACAGTACTAAAGATAGAAGGATGGTGAAAGTATTCGATCAGCATTTCAACACATACAACATTGGTGCATGGTTTATCTTTCATCTTGGTGTTTTTGTAGATGTACGGAACAACTACGGCATGTTTCAAACAGATTGCTTATCACCTAAataagacacaaacacatagtaCATTAGTTCAGTCATTCTAGTGCTGTATTATTCTCTGCTGTTCATCACTTCTACATCTTGGGTGTAACATTACAGGTAAAACAGTAACATTTGCACGGACTGTGGACATTCCCCGATCAGCGTACAACTTTCGCTTCTTCGCATCATCGGTGCTCCACCACACCAATGACTGCAGCCAGATGGACCACATGGGCTGCCTGAACTACACTATCCGCTGCCCTGTGGGAGTGGGTGAGAGCTCAGCCTGTTTGCATTAAAACCTGTAACTGTtatatttgtgcttttatgtttttttaaatgttgttgttgttgttgttgttgtgtgtagCTGGTCTGATCAGCCCCTGGAATCTCCCCCTGTACCTACTGACCTGGAAGATTGCACCTGCTATCGCTGCGGGCAACACAGTGGTGGCAAAACCCAGCGAGATGACCTCCGTGACCGCATGGATGATGTGCAAGTTGATGCAGGAGGCTGGTAGGACTACAgcacccacaatgcaacagcaatccactcacacacacataagtcaGAAGGACTGCACATAAAAACGATTCTTCACTTTTCTACACTATTACCTTTACCATGAGTAAGAAGAAATGAATGACGGACACACAAACCggtctgtctctgcaggtgttCCTCCAGGAGTAGTCAACATCGTATTTGGCACTGGTCCGAGAGCAGGCGACGCCCTTGTTGGCCATCCTGACGTGCCATTGGTCTCCTTCACTGGCTCCACGGCAACTGCCCGACACATCACAGAGCGGAGCGCCCCCTACTGTAAGAAGCTCTCACTGGAGCTGGGAGGTAAAAACCCTGCCATTATTTTTGCCGATGCAGACCTGGACCAGTGCATCGAGACCACGGTTcgctccagcttctccaatcAGGTAAGAAAAGAGTGTTAGTGAGTGTTTTAAGATAAGACTCCAATGTCTAGCCAGCCAATGTTTTGTACTTATTttagctttagagatgctggtatgcagattttgttagctttggacagagccctGCTAGCTGtccccctatttccagtctttatgctgagcatagctaaccagctactggcaatcttgtcatctaactctcagtaagaaagcaaatatttccCCAAAAACTTTTCCATTAAGGGTCTTCAGGTGCGTCTTACTTGATTCCCTCATCTTGAGGCTCTGCCCTTAAGAGTCCATGTGTCAAAAGCAAACTTTTTAAGAACTCAGTTTTAGTTTTGTACTTTCTGCATATTTTTAAACTAATGTGATGCTCATATTTTCCTAATGGCCCGACCTTCAtctgttttttacattttaaagcactTGTTCACTAGTTTTCTCTGCACAAGTAAAGATACGTTTTAGTGTTATTCTTATTGTTAATGTCACTGAAATGAAGGCTGTTGTCTGTATGGAGAACTGTTGTCTGAATGTGATGACGATGCAGTGATAAGATTTGTCCACATGGGGGAGATCATGGCCCGTATTTTGTCATAGGTAGATGCATGAAAACAATGTCTGGAACAATCAGTGCTTCCGTCAAAACCCTCAATATttccccttccttccttctctcagGGAGAAATCTGCTTGTGCACCAGTAGGATTTATGTAGAGAGGAGTATTTACTCCGAGTTCCTGGAAAGGTTTGTGGCTGCAGCTAAGAAGTGGAAGACAGGCGTGCCCTCTGACCCCAGCAACAACAATGGAGCGCTCATCAGCAAAGAGCACCTGGAGAAggtgatgaaatgatgaaagtgTTAAATGCTGTGAAAGAACAATTTCCATTTGAAAAGACATGTTGTCGTCATTACTTTTAACTTGAAACCCCTCTTTGTCTTGATACCTAGGTTCGAAGCTTTGTAGCACTCGCCAAATCTGAAGGCGGCATCGTCCACTGTGGTGAGGGGGTTGACCAGCTGGACCTCCCTGTGCGCAACACCAACGGCTACTTTATGCCGGCCACCGTCATTTCAGGCATATCTGACAGCTCCCGCGTCATGCAGGAAGAGATCTTCGGCCCCGTCACCTGCCTCTGCCCCTTTGACACAGAGGACGAGGCCATTTCCAAGGGCAACGGTGTGCGTTACGGTCTGGCTGCCACCGTGTGGTCACGGGACGTGGGGAAGGTTCACCGGGTGGCCAAGCGGTTACAGGCAGGTCTGGTGTGGACCAACTGCTGGCTGGTGAGAGATCTGAACCTGCCCTTTGGAGGGATGAAGAACTCTGGTgtggggagggaaggagggaaggattCCTACCACTTCTTCACCGAGGTGAAGAGTATCACAATCAAACACTGAGGGACGAAAGGAAGATGGCAGCAATGGCGAGTCtccacattttcaaatgttgagCAGTTGAAATGCATTAAGTAGTGTGTGTTAGGGCTTAACATTTGAAAAAGCGCAAACCAGACAAGGTAAAACCAGATATGGTTAAATCTTATTCAGTGCCAATTTCAAGTCAAGAGTACAATTTCTGAACAACTTAAGCCAGCATCTTTTAAAGGTTTacactgcaggtgtgtgtccTGCATGACAGCTCAGGAAGTAAAATAATCATTCTGAGAGGAGGCATATAAACATTGTTAATACTAATAGAAAAGACAGCTGGTACAGTATGTGCCTCAGGCTCACCAAACCCGAAAAACAAATCAGTTCCTCAGAGCAAAACCTCATGACTGTACTGGTATTTCTTCAGGTGTTTTGTAACACAGCTGTTGTCCCAAATTAAAACACCTTACATAAATGCCAcatgtagttcagtgtgtttttaatgtttaccTCGAAGTCTGAGTTCTGTCATCGTTGTCTGTGGAATGCAGAAACTCCTGATAATATCTACGACACAATGTCAGTCAAAGATAGGCAGAGGTCAGATTCTGGTCACAAGAAAACAGGTCTGCAGACAGATTAACATTCactgattttcacatttttatgaGCACACTTTGTACTTTCCATGTGTCGTGGTGTTATCCTCCCTGTACGCTTGGTCAAAGTCTGTTCTGTCATAGAAGTTTTTACATCATGCAGACTCTGTGTACTCAGACGTAACTGTTTCACATTgagttgtttttatgtctgaCCTGCTGACATAAGAAAGGTGAAGAAATGCCAAAATGTGGTGGTTGGTCAACATGTTtggagagagaaataagaatGTCGGCAAGCTCAGTGAACTGGGTGACTATCTGACTGGggacacatttttcaaacatctGTCATTACAAATCAGCGGTGCTTCATAGTAGAGCATTCAAATGATAGAATGAAGAGGCTAGTATTGATAACCCTTACAGAAAAAGGCCTcgtgaaatattaaaatatgtgtGAATTGTCTGGAAGCCACATTTCCCTGTACCATGAATTTttcacaaatgtgaaatatCCAAAAACCATGTCTCCATAAGTCAAAATCTATTTCACATACTATAAAACTTGTGAAATTatgatgttttcacattcacatctgtGTCATGTCATGTACATATC
The DNA window shown above is from Enoplosus armatus isolate fEnoArm2 chromosome 19, fEnoArm2.hap1, whole genome shotgun sequence and carries:
- the aldh8a1 gene encoding 2-aminomuconic semialdehyde dehydrogenase yields the protein MPKPREQPPLLVLENYIGGKFVPCGSHIDSYDPSTGEVYCKVPDSGEEEVEAAVAAAAEAFPGWSARSPEQRAQVLNKLANLMEAHLEEFAQAESRDQGKTVTFARTVDIPRSAYNFRFFASSVLHHTNDCSQMDHMGCLNYTIRCPVGVAGLISPWNLPLYLLTWKIAPAIAAGNTVVAKPSEMTSVTAWMMCKLMQEAGVPPGVVNIVFGTGPRAGDALVGHPDVPLVSFTGSTATARHITERSAPYCKKLSLELGGKNPAIIFADADLDQCIETTVRSSFSNQGEICLCTSRIYVERSIYSEFLERFVAAAKKWKTGVPSDPSNNNGALISKEHLEKVRSFVALAKSEGGIVHCGEGVDQLDLPVRNTNGYFMPATVISGISDSSRVMQEEIFGPVTCLCPFDTEDEAISKGNGVRYGLAATVWSRDVGKVHRVAKRLQAGLVWTNCWLVRDLNLPFGGMKNSGVGREGGKDSYHFFTEVKSITIKH